In the genome of Magnolia sinica isolate HGM2019 chromosome 2, MsV1, whole genome shotgun sequence, one region contains:
- the LOC131237063 gene encoding uncharacterized protein LOC131237063, translating into MKKKFYVVFVERKPGIYESWEECKAQVHGFCGCKHKSFTCCEDAMIAWNQYKAIAIDRATEETPGGRHVSVSSHPAMVDSGTFVEIPIEQTITGDIGSEEDMHERVATNAVGNEPVIDRPLVAFLLGLFILFVAGRELILSLLT; encoded by the exons atgaagaagaaattttACGTGGTGTTCGTCGAAAGGAAACCCGGTATATATGAGTCGTGGGAAGAATGCAAGGCACAAGTTCACGGATTTTGTGGGTGCAAACATAAGTCTTTCACGTGTTGTGAAGATGCCATGATTGCATGGAATCAATACAAG GCCATCGCCATCGATAGAGCAACCGAAGAAACACCTGGAGGTCGGCATGTTAGTGTATCAAGTCATCCCGCGATGGTGGACAGTGGGACGTTTGTAGAAATACCCATAGAGCAAACCATAACAGGCGACATTGGCTCAGAAGAAGACATGCATGAAAGAGTGGCAACTAATGCTGTAGGAAACGAACCAGTCATCGATCGTCCGCTTGTTGCTTTCCTACTGGGGCTGTTCATATTGTTTGTGGCTGGTAGGGAGCTTATTTTGTCATTGCTTACGTGA